In the genome of Desulfovibrio desulfuricans, one region contains:
- the mlaD gene encoding outer membrane lipid asymmetry maintenance protein MlaD gives MSTVRETAVGLFVLLGLLCVAYLTIKLGKMEVFSQQGFELSANFDSVSGLRVGADVEMAGVPVGRVISIVLDPDPVRNQALVRLRLDKDLKLSDDSIASIRTSGLIGDKFVSLSRGGSASVLAAGDTITETESAVDLGTLIGKYAFGGVK, from the coding sequence ATGAGCACTGTTCGTGAAACCGCTGTAGGCCTTTTTGTTTTGCTCGGCCTCTTGTGCGTCGCATATCTGACCATCAAGCTGGGCAAGATGGAAGTTTTCAGCCAGCAGGGATTTGAACTGTCCGCCAATTTCGACTCAGTCTCCGGCCTGCGGGTGGGAGCGGATGTTGAAATGGCAGGCGTGCCCGTGGGCCGCGTCATCAGCATCGTGCTTGACCCAGACCCTGTGCGCAACCAGGCCCTGGTGCGCCTGCGCCTCGACAAAGACCTGAAACTTTCCGACGACAGCATCGCCTCCATCCGCACCAGCGGCCTCATTGGCGACAAGTTTGTCAGCCTCTCGCGGGGCGGCTCCGCAAGCGTACTTGCCGCCGGCGACACCATCACTGAAACGGAATCTGCCGTTGATCTTGGTACCCTCATCGGCAAATACGCCTTCGGAGGAGTCAAATAA
- a CDS encoding ABC transporter ATP-binding protein, with protein MQAWDIEFRALNVGYGEHVVLRDVNAVLPGGKVSVILGGSGCGKSTLLRHIIGLSRPQAGQVLIGNHDLFGLPQKEFRRMRRHMGVLFQDGALLGALSLVQNVTLPLTEHLNISKDLVREAGLRVLRMVGLEDFADFYPNQLSGGMRKRAGLARAIVAEPRILLCDEPTSGLDPITAARMDELLLSMRKQYADMSVVVVSHDLDSLRAIADHVLVLGDGRAIFSGTLAQLEASDDPYLKQFLRREAGDTTSAMHDAPDPTVRQALDRWLAS; from the coding sequence TCCCCGGCGGCAAGGTTTCCGTGATTCTTGGCGGCTCCGGCTGCGGCAAATCAACCCTGCTGCGCCACATTATCGGCCTCTCGCGCCCGCAGGCCGGGCAGGTGCTTATAGGCAACCATGACCTTTTTGGCCTGCCGCAAAAAGAATTTCGCCGCATGCGCCGCCACATGGGCGTGCTGTTTCAGGACGGCGCGCTGTTGGGGGCTCTCTCGCTGGTGCAAAACGTCACCTTGCCCCTTACGGAGCACCTCAACATTTCCAAAGACCTTGTGCGCGAGGCGGGCCTGAGGGTGCTGCGCATGGTGGGGCTTGAGGATTTTGCCGATTTTTACCCCAACCAGCTCTCAGGCGGCATGCGCAAACGCGCAGGGCTTGCGCGGGCCATCGTGGCCGAGCCGCGCATCTTGCTGTGCGACGAGCCTACATCGGGCCTTGACCCCATTACCGCGGCCCGCATGGACGAGCTGCTGCTCTCCATGCGCAAGCAATATGCCGACATGTCGGTGGTTGTGGTCAGCCACGACCTCGACAGCCTGCGGGCCATAGCCGACCATGTGCTTGTGCTTGGCGACGGGCGGGCGATTTTTTCCGGCACGCTGGCCCAGCTTGAAGCGAGCGACGACCCGTACCTCAAACAATTTTTGCGGCGCGAAGCGGGCGACACCACGTCCGCCATGCACGACGCCCCCGACCCGACGGTGCGGCAGGCGCTTGACCGCTGGCTGGCATCATAA